GCAGATGCGCCCGTTGCAACGGGTGTATCTGCACGGAGCTGGCGTATCTTCGTTGAGGCCGCGCCGAATTCGCGTCAGACCTTGTCGCGTCGCCGCCGGCCCGGCCGAAGCTGCGTTGGGGCCGCGCCGAATTCGCGTCAGACCTTGTCGCGTCGCCGCCGGCCGCCGCCGGCCCCGCGTCTCCGCCGCCCGTCCCGCCGCATCTGCGTTGGGGCGTCTACTTCTGGCCCGGGCCCCGATTCTTCGCCCAACTCATGTCGGCCATCGCCCAGCTGCCCCGGAACTCCCGACCCTTGCCCTTGCGCCGCGCCGCCACCGTGGCGAGATCATGCACGCACCGGCCGGAGAACACGTCGGCCCACTTGAGGTGGATCACCTGCAGCCCCAGGTTGGTCAACGCGTCGTGCGCCCGGAGCTGCCCCCGCGCCACCTCGACGGGATCCCCGTGCTTGCCGGACGTCTTCTCGTCGCCGTCGAATTCGATGACCAGGCCCAACTCCGGGAAGAAGAAGTCGACGGTCCTGATCCGCACGCCGTCGGCGTCGAAGATGTCCACCTGCTGCAGCGGTGCCGGCAGTCCCGCCCGCCGCAGGCACCACGCCGTCAACGTCTCGCCGGGACTTTGGCTCCCATCGCCGGCGTGCTCGACCACCTCCACTGCCGCCGCCCGTCCCTTGCGGTTCCTCGCCGCCGCCGCTTCCGCCCGCAGTTCCTCACCGGTGCACCGCCCATGCCACAGCGCGGATTCGGCGACCACCAAACCGCTGCGCACCCCGTGCACGAGCGCCGATTCGATGGCGGTGCGGGCGGGCGTCGTCACGCGGATCCCGAATCTCTCCTCGTACGCAACCCTGGCCCTGAGCCCGCGGCGCTGCACGCCCCCGCGCGTGGATGAGCCGCGCATGTAGGGGACGAGCACCTCGATGCGCATCGTCGGCGGGAACACGTACGACAGTCCGAGCAGCGCGGCGGCACCCGGCCCGGTGACCAGCGCGTTCGCTTGCGTGAGGCCCACCGCCGCGGCTTTGAGGCGGAACATCTCCGCCCGGCTGCGCGCGCCCTTCGGCGCGTACACCCCGCGGGCGATGCGCTCGACCTCGCCGGCGCGGACGAGTTTCTGCATCGTACGGTCGGCGCCCGGCCCCTGTTGCTTCGCGACGATCAGCCCCGACGGATGATGCACCACCGCCATTTCGGCGATCATTCCCATGTTTTTCCCCCGCTTTCGCTTGCTTGCCGACGTTTCCCCGCCCCGCCGCTCGAATCCGGATCGTCGGGTTCGAGGGTTGAGGTTGCGCCTTGAACCCGAACGGCGTGTAACGCGTCGTGGCCGTGAGCGGCCCCGTTGTGTTGGACGCGGTCCGGGGCGAGACGGTTCCATCCGATTTCGGGGCACCCCCGGCGGAGGGGGCCGGGGAGGAGCCAGCCTGAGCAACGCCCCGACCCCAGATGCGCCCGTTACATGCAGATACGCCCGTTGCAACGGGCGCATTTGCCTGGACCTGGCGCATTTGGGGAAGGGGTGGGTGGAGCTGCGGGAGATTGGCCGTGTGGGTGGTGCGGTGTGGCCGGAGCGACGCGCCCCATCCCAGATGCGCCCGTTACATGCAGGTACGCCCGTTGCAACGGGCGCATTTGCCTGGACCTGGCGCATCTGCGGAAGGGGGGTGGGCGGAGCGGTGTGGCGGAGGTGGGGGCGAGGCGGAACGGAACCGGGGAGGCGCAGGGCAGGGCGGCGCGGCACCGCCGGAGCTGCCCGGCCCGCGCTGCCGCTACACCTCCAGCACTCGCGCGGCGGTGGCCTCGTCGATCACCACGTGCGTGGCCATGCCCGTCCGCAGCGCCGTCTCGATCGCCGCGGCCTTGTCGGATCCTCCGGCGACCAGCACCCGCGTCGGCACGCGCCGCAGATCCGCCAGGGTGATGCCGACGGTGCGGGCATCCACCTCGGGCAACGCGACCCCGCCGTCGGCGCGGTAGAACCTGGAGCACACGTCTCCGACGGCGCGCTCGATCAGGCGCTCGCGTTCGTCGTCGGAAAGCTGCCCCAGGTTCAGGGCCAGCGAATCCCTCGCGATGTCGCCGACGGTGAACACCGCGATGTCCACTTCCCGCCCCAGCTGCAGGATGTGGGCGATGTGCCGGTCCTGCTCGACGATGCGCTTGGTTTCCACGGAGTCGAAGATCACGGGCAGCGGCAGGGTCCGCGCGAACGCCCCGAACGCGGTGCAGAAACCGCCGATGGTGCGGATGTCGTTGGTGGACTTGTCGGAGTGGCTCATCCCGCCCTTGAGCTGGATGATCTCGACGCCCTGGACGTCCTTGCGCTTCAGCTGGCGCGACACGGCGAACATGGTGCGCCCCCAGGACACGCCGAGCATGGTGCCGTCGCCGACGAGTTCGTCCAGGAGTTCGGCGCCGATCCGGCCGAGTTCGCGCAGCAGCACGTCGGATCCGGGCCGCGCGGGCTGGGCCAGGCGGACGTCGGCGAGGCCGTATTTTTCGCGCAGGCGCCCGCCGGCTTCGGATGCTTCTTCGCGGGGGTCGTGGATGGTGATGGTGACGTAGCCGCGTTCGCGGCCGAGCGTCAGCAGCTTCGACACGGTCGGCCGCGACACCCCGAGTTCCTTGGCCACGTTGGATTGCGTGAGGCCTTCGCCGTAGTACAGCTTGACCGCCGCCAGTGCCTGCACGTCGCGGGCGTCCACGGGTCCTCCCATCGGCCGGCCCGGGCGGTGTCGCGGGTGTGCGGTTGGGGGGTCGTCTTGCTTTGCGACGGCCCGGTGCCCGAGTCGGCATGTTCTTCAGAACAATTGTAAACCCTCGGGTGGGAGGTTCGGAAAACGCCCGTTACGTGGGCGATGGTGGACGGTGGAGAACGAACGTTCGCCACTGCGTTCCGATAGCAGAGGTGAAGGGGATCCGGCATCGCCCAACCCCCGCTGCGGGGGCGACGCCGGACCTCGCGGGAACGGTGTCGGCACCCGGCAAAGCGGTCACGCCGGGCCTCGCGGGGACGGTGTCGGCACCGTGCGATGGGGCCCCCTCGGGCACCACCGCCGACGCCGCCCCGGGCCCCGCGGCGACTACCAGATGGTCACGCGATCGGCCGGGTCGCGCCACATCCCGTCGCCGGGCCGGACGTCGAATGCGGCGTGGAACTCGTCGATGTCGGCGGCGATGACGTTGCAGCGGAACTCCGCGGGGGAGTGCGGGTCGATGGCGAGGTACTGGCGGCTCATCTCGGGACGGATGGCGGTGCGCCACACCAGCGCCCACGACAGGAACAGCCCGCGGTAGGCGGCCGGGTCCTTCTCCACGGACGTTTCGCGCCCCTGGTCGGCGAGCCAGCGGCGGTAGGCCACGACGGCGATGCCCAGGCCGCCGAGGTCGCCGATGTTCTCGCCGAGGGTGAACTTTCCGTTGACTCCGACCTCGGTCTCGCCGCGTTCGCGCAGGCCGGAGGGCACGAGGCCGTCGAACTGCTCCACGAGCTTGCCGGTCAGCCCCTCGAATGCGGCGCGGTCGGCGTCGGTCCACCACTGGTTGAGGTTGCCGTGGCCGTCGTATTGCGAGCCCTGGTCGTCGAAGCCGTGGCCGATCTCGTGGCCGATGACCGCGCCGATTGCGCCGAAGTTCGCGGCGGCGTCGGCGTCGGGGTCGAAGAACGGCGGCTGCAGGATCGCCGCGGGGAACGTGATGTCGTTGACCACGGGGTTGTAGAACGCGTTGACCGTCTGCGGGGTGGCGAACCACTCGTCGCGGTCGGCGGGCTTGCCCAGTTTCGCCACTTCGTAGTCGTGGCCGAAGGCGGATGCGCGGCGGACGTCGTCAAGCAGGGCGCCGGTCAGCTCGAGGCCCTCGTAGCTGCGCCACTTGTCGGGGTAGCCGATCTTCGCCTTGAACTGGCCGAGCTTCTCCAGCGCGCGTTCGCGGGTGGCGGGCGTCATCCACGGCAGGTCGGTGATGCGCTCGCGGTAGGCCTCGATGAGGTAGTCGACCAGCTCGAGCATCCGCTCCTTGTGCTCCGGCGGGAAATGGCGGGCGACGTACTCCTTGCCCACCTCCTGGCCCAGCGCCCCCTCGACCAGGCCGACGCCGCGCTTCCAGCGGGCGCGCAGCTCCTCGGCGCCGGACAGGGTCTTGCCGTGGAACTCGAAGTTCTGCTCCACGAACGCCGCCCCCAGGTACGGCGCACGCGCCTTGAGCACGCGCCACAGGGCCCACAGCCGCAGGTCCTCCAGGTCGGCGTCGCGCCACAGGCCCGCCAGGTGCTCCAGGTAGGACGGCTGCATGACGACGATCCTGTCCACGCCCTTCGCGCCCTCGCCGCCGGTTTCGGCGCCGACGCCCATCTGCGCGAACCATCGCGCCCAGGGGAAACCGGCGGGCAGGTCGGTCATGTCGGTGAGGTTGTAGGTGCGCACGGCGTCGCGGCTGGCGACGACGTCCCAGTGGCCTTCGGCGAGCTTCGTCTCGAAGTCGACGATGCGGCGGGCGGCGTCGGGCAGGTCGTGCAGGGGGAAGGAATCAAGGCCGTCGAAGCCCTCGAAATCGCCGGCGGAGACGGTGGAGTCCTCCAGCAGCTGCAGCATCGCCTCGACGTGCGCGTGGTACGCGGCGAGGGTTTCTGCGTGGGACTCTTCCCGGTAATAGGCCTCGTCCGGCAGGCCGAGCCCCGACTGGATGAGGTAGAGCATCGCCTCGTCCGACGTCGAGTCCTTCTCCACCCAGAACGCCGCCGGGCCGGTCACGCCGAGCCGGTCGAGGCGGCCGAGCGCCTCGGCGAGATCGTCGCGGTCGTCGACGTCGAGTTCGGCGATGTCGGGCGACAGGGCGTCGATGCCGGCGGCCTCGATCGCGGCCTCGTCCATGAAGCCGCCGTAGAGTGCGCCGATGCGCGAATCCGCCGGCGCGTCCTCGACGATCGCGCGGACGGCTTCCTCGGATTCCTCGCGCAACTTGTGGAACGCGCCATCGACGGCGCGGTCGGCGGGGATGACGTGCGAGTCGATCCATTCGCCGTTGACGTGGCGGTACAGGTCGTCGGCGGGGGAGGGCACGGTGGTCGTCGCGGTGGTCGCGGTGGTGGCGTCGGTCGCGTTCTCGTCTGTCATGCGGCCCAGTGTAGGGACGGCCCCGGATTCGGTGTTCGAACGCCCGCGGATCGGGAAAACCGGTGCTCGAGCGGCCCACGATCACACGCGGCGCCTCCACCGTTGCGTGGCATCATGTGCCCATGAACCAGAATCGGCACAGCCCCGCGCCGGGCGAACGTGGCGCACCCGGCACTCCGGGGACGCCGCCGCCATCGATGGGCGCATTCCACCCGTCATCCACGGGCCGCAAGGTCGCTTTGGTCTGCGCGATCGGGCTCGCCGCGACGGTGGCGCCGATCGCCGTCGCGGCGGGGCTGTCGTCGGCGAAGGGGGAGGGGGCGAAGGTTCTCGAGACCGTCCGCACCGTCACCCTCGGCGGCGCCCCCGCGTCCTTCACCGCCGCCTTCGACCTCCCCGACGGCGCCCCCGACTGCACCCGCGAAGTCTCCCTGACCATCGGGGCGCAGCAGTTCACGTGCGGAGGCGTGACCATCGAGACGCGGTCCGCGGACGATGTCGAGGATCTGCCGCGCTACGGCGTCCGCGCCATCCGCGCCAAGCTCCTCGCCGACGCGCCCGCCCCGGACATGCGCCCCGCCGTCGCTTCGCGCGCCCCCGGCATGATCGCGTGGACGGGCTCGCCCGTGGAGGACAAGGGCGGCGTCATGCGCGGGATCATCGTGCTTGGCGACGATGGCCGCACCAACGAAAAGGCCAACGAAAAGGCCGGCGAAAAAGATGCCGCCGAGGACGAAAAGGACGACGCGAAGGGCGCCAAGGCCCTCGTCGCCATCGTCTCGGGCGACGCGGCGGCGGTCGAGCAGGCCATGACGGCGATTCTCGCGGACGTCCGCCCCGCCGAAACAACCCGAGGAGGGGGACGATGACCTCGCCGCACAACTCCTGGGAGGGCGGCGGCTCGCACGGTTCCGCCGCGCCCGGACCCTACGCACCCGCGCCCGCCGCACCCGCCCCCGCCGCGAACCGCGACCGCGGGGTCGCGTGGGCTTTCCTGGTGCTCGTGCCCGTCATCGCCGCGGGGCTGGCGCTCAACGCGGTCACGCTCTTCGTGTTCGGCCGCGTCACGCCGATGTCGCTGGTCTTCGGCGCGCTGGTGTCGGTGGCGGCGATCGGCCTGGTCTGGTGGCTGATGTCTCGAAGCATCCTTTGGCGCCCGGCCGGCGGGTGGCCGCTGCTGGCGCTGGCGTGGGGAGCGCTGGCGTCGTTCGTGTTCGTCATCGCCGCCGGCGGCGCCATGACCACCATCTCCACGGCCATCGGGTGGGAGGCCGCGTCGATGTCGCTGGCCGGCGCGTGGCCGGAGGAGGTCGGCAAAGCGCTGGGCGTCGCCCTGATCCTGCTGGCCCTGCCGCGCCTGTGGCACCGCCCGTGGGATGGGCTGCTGGTGGGCATTTTCGTGGGCCTCGGGTTCGAGCTCATCGAAACGGTCCAGTACGGTGCCGCCGGCGCGCTGGAAAACGCCAACTCGGACGTCGGCGGCCTGCTGTTCATGTGGTTCGTCCGCTCCGTCGCGGGCCCCGGGCTGCACGCGTTCTTCTCGGGCGTCGCGGGCTTCGGCGTGGGGCTCGCGTTGCTGCATCCCCGCTTGACGACGCCCATGCGCGTCCTCGTCGGCCTGGGCGGTCCGGCTGCGGCGTTCGTCATGCATTTCCTGTGGAACTACGCCTGGCCGTCCGGGTGGGGCGCGTGGCCCTTCGTCGTGATGTGGCCGCTGTGGTTGGCCGTGGTGGTCGTGTGCTGGCGGGCGGCGAAGCGGATGGCGCGCCGCTCCGTCGAGGATGACCGGATGGGGGAGGCGCCGGCGTCGTAAAGCGGAAGGGGAGCGCATCAACCGCAGGTGGCATACCCGGCGGGGCATGTTACTGGTGTGACTAAAGTGAATCGTGTGGCGCAAGGGTTGAAAGTGACCTATAGTTGCGAATCATGAAACTCCGCACCGTGACCTTCCCCAAGTCCCGGCGGGAATCCCGGCGGCGGCCGGGGATTCGCCGCGGCCGCGCGGGCGCGCTCGTCGCCCTCGCCGCCGCTCTGCCCCTGGCGTTCGGCCTCGCGTCGCCCGCGCCCGCCGAAGCCTTCACCGCCAACTCGCCGACCGGCATCGACGTCTCCAAGTGGCAGCGCCCCGGCGGCGTGAAGCTCGACTGGAAGAAGGTCGCGGCCGCGGGCGAGAAGTTCGCCTTCATCAAGGCCACCGACGGCAAGGACGGCCTGAGCCCCTTCTTCGCCGAGGACTCCAAGGCCGCCCACGAGGCCGGCCTGATCATCGGCAGCTACCACAAGGCCCACCCCGACCGCGACGCCATCGTGCAGGCCGACGCCTACGCCGCCGCCCTCAAGCAGCAGCCCTCCGGCGCGCGCACCCTGCCGCCCGTCCTCGACCTGGAACTCGACGCCGGCATGACCCCGGCCGCGCTGGAGAAGTGGGCGTCCGCCTTCCTCAAGCGCGTCGAGCTGCAGACCGGCCAGACGCCGATGATCTACACCTACCGCTGGTTCTGGGTCTCCAAGATGGCCGACACCAAGGGCCTGAACGGCTACCCGCTGTGGCTGGCGGCCTACCAGGACCAGCCGCCGACGGACATCCCCGGCGGCTGGGACAAGGCGACGTTCTGGCAGCGCTCCAGCACCGGCTCCATCCCGGGCATCCCGACCCCCGTGGACCTGAACACCTACAACGGCTCGATGTCCCAGCTGGAGGGCCTGTCGCGCGGCGACGCCGCCGGCAAGAAGAAGGACGACGGCAAGACCGGCGCCGAGGTCGCCGGCGCGGACCGGGCCAAGGCCGAGGACGACACCGGCGTCGGCCCCGACGCGGTGTCCCCGCCGTCGGGCCGCGCCGCGCCGGGCGCCGGCAGCCTGGACACCGGCTCCGCCAAGGGCGACGGCGCCAAGACGGGTGACGACAAGACCGGTGATGCCACGACCGGCGACTCGAAGAAGGATGAGTCCGGCACGGGCGCGACGGGAGAGACCGGTAAGTCGGGCAACGACGGCGCGACCACCGGTGACGATGCGACCGGCGGCACGATCGGCGGCCAGAACGGCGACGGCACCATCGGCGGCGACGGGACCACCGCGCCCGATTCGCCGCTGGCCACGTCCGAGCTGATCGACGCCATCATCGACGCGATCAAGAGCGGTTCCGACGGCGCCGACTTCAGCGACAGCATCGCAGCGGTCCGCGAGGCCGCCGAAGCCGCGGGCCTGGACAAGGACCAGATCGACACGCTCATCGCTTTCCTGGAGCAGGCCATCAACTCGGGCAACGTCCCGGAGGGCCAGCTCGAGGAGATCGGCAAGACCGCGCCGCCCGCCGACGAGACCGGCGATGCGACCACCGGCGGCACGGGCAACAAGACCGGCGATGCCAACGGTGACAAGGCCGGCGACAAGGCGGCCACCGGCGGCACCGGCAAGTCCGAGCGCGGCGCCGATGGCGGCAAGAAGTCGCCCGCCAAGCCGAGCGACGTCCGGCTGTTCGCCACGTACTCCGACGTGGTGGCGCTGCTGGCGGGCGCGTCCCGCTAGGCGAACGGCGCGCCGGCGGTGCGGCCGGCGCGGGCTGCTTCACGACGGCCCGCGTCCCCGCCACCGCCGCACGAAAACCGAGACACCGCACGACATCGGGACCCTGGGGAAGGGGCCCCGGTCACGCGCGGCCACATGCTTCCGGCGCGTCGCCGGGGTCCTGGGGAAGGGGCCCCGACGGCGCCCCGGTTTTTCGTCTCACGCCCACTTCGTCCCCGGCGCGCGCCACGAGCACAGCGCCGGCAGGAGGTCCGCCGGGTCCTCCACGACGATCAGGGAATCCAGGTGCTTGCGGTGGATCAGGCCGCCGTCGGCAAGCGATTCGATGAGCGACACCAGCGGCCGCCAGAACCCGCCGGGCCCGACCAGCGCGACGGGCTGCTGGTGGATGCCGATGTGCTGGCGCGTCCACACCTCGAAGAATTCCTCCAGCGTGCCGGCGCCGCCGGGCAGCGCCACGAATGCGTCGCCGAGGGCGTACATGCGGTCCTTGCGCTGCGCCATCGTCTCGACGGTCTCCAGGTGCGTCAGCCCGCGGTCGGCGATTTCGCGGTCGCGGAGCAGCGTCGGGATCACGCCCGTGACCTGCCCGCCCTCGGCGAGCACGGCATCGGCGGCGGCGCCCATCAGCCCGATCGACGCGCCGCCGTAGACCATCTCCACGCGCTCGCGGCCAAGCGCCCGCCCCAGCTCCTCGGCGGCGGCCAACCACGCCGGATCGTTGCCCGTCGACGACCCCGCGAAGACCGTCACGGCCGAGATCACGCGGGCGGGCGCATCGTCGCGCAGCCGGGGCAGCGTGTGGTTGGCCAGCATCGGCGCGAGCCGCCCGGTGGGCACATGCGGGTCCACCCAACGGATTTCGGCGATCTCCGCGCGCGGCGACACCTCCGGCGCAGGGCCCAGGTACCGCTGATGATGCCCCACCACCACGTGCCCCGGCTCGTTCGCCGCGGCATCGGCCACGACTCCCCAGTCCGCGAGCTTGCCCGGGTCGAGCTCCGCGCCGAGCTCCTCGCGGAACTCCCGGATCACGGTTTCCGCGGGTGCTTCACGACGCCCGCGCCCATCCGGCCCGGCCACCTCCTCCGGCTTGCCGCCGGGGAGCATGAAGCGGTCGGTTCCGTTCTTGCGGACCGTCAGCACCCGGCCACGATCGTCGGTGACCACCACCGCCGCCACGAGGATGGGCGGGTGGCCGTCATGTCCGGTGTCGTCGAAGTTGCTCACCGCACCATTGTCCGCGAAACGGGCGGGGCGCGCGAAATGGCAGGGGGCGTGTAAGGGAGGGTGCGTGGAGGGCTGGAGCAGGCGGAACGGCCGGGCCCGGAAACGCCGGAACCCGGGCGCCCCTCCGCGAAGAGGGGCGCCCGGGTTCATCGGCCGGGCCACGGGGACGTGGGCGTCGTCAAGCGAAGCCCCCGCCCGGGAGGACTAGTCCTCCTCGGCGATCATCGGCCCCGGGGACCACAGGCCGGAGCGCGTGACCTCCCGGTGGTCGATGACGGCCGGCACCGCGCGGACGCCGTCTGGGTTCGCGCGGGACTGGAGCGCCTCGACGATGCCCCAGTCGCGGTTCCAGTCGTCCTTCTGGTACGCGGGCACCGACACCGACTCGTTGACGGCGTCCGACATGCCCAGGACGCCGCCCGCGGACAGCGACTGCCACGTGTCGGTCGACGAGACCTTCAGGTCGCGGTCCGGGGTGATGCGGTACTTCGGGTTCTCCGCCACGCCCGCGAAGTGGTCGAACGGGCGCTGGCACGGGAACTGGAAGGCCACGGCCCAGTCCGGGATCGTCGGCACGGACTTGTCGATGACCTGCGGCATCGGCGTCAGCTCCGCCAGACGCGGCGGGGTGACGGCGACCCACTCGTCCTTGGCCAGGTTCTCGTCGGACACCACCAGGCGCACGGCCGTGGCGTCCTCCGGGATGTCGGCGGTCGGGAAGCGCAGGTTGCGCCACGTCGGCGACGGGCCGATGTCCAGCGGCTCGGCCTCGTGCAGCGTCACCCAGTTCTGGCCGTCCCAGCGGCCGTACTGGGCCACCAGCTTCTGGCCCTTCTGCTTCACGCCGTTGATGTCGTGGTGGAAGATGCGGCCCGCGGCGGAAACCACCAGCAGCGGGTGCGACTCGGAACGCTCCGGCAGCTCGTACCAGGAAGTCTCCAGCGAGCCCGGGATCTGCACTTCCTCGGAGTAGGAGCCCAGCACCGGGACGCGCTTCGGGTCCAGGTCGAACGGCAGCGTCACGCGGGACTGGTTGACGCCGGCCTCGGCCTGGAAACCGCCCTCCGTCGACGCGCCCTCGCCGCCCGAAATCCAGTTGGAATCCGGGTTCTCGGAGCGGTCGGTGTTGGACTGGCCGTCGTTGACCCACACCGCGTCGGCGGTCATCTCGGCCGGCAGGCCGTTCGGGTCGAAACCGCGGGCCTTGCCCTCCGGGTCGAGGGAGTCGCCGAGGGACACGCCGCCGACGGGCTTGAGGAAGCCCTTGTTCGGGTCGGTCTCCATCAGGACGTCCTCGGCCAGGTTGCAGGTCTGGCCGGTGAGCGCGCGGAGGTTGCCCAGGCCCACGGAGTACGCCGGGTACTGGGACACGAAGCCCTTGCCCAGGCTGAGCACCGAGAAAATGACCACCAGGAAGGACACCACGGCGAACGGCGAGGCGGCGACGGTGCCCAGGCGCAGGCGTGCCGCCATCGTCGACGGCTTGCGGTCCTTGCCGCGGAACTCCTGCACGAAGTGCAGGACCGCGCCGGCCGCCAGCGTGAGCACGGCGATGACCATGACGATGTTGCCGGCTTCGATGCCCTTGAGCTGCACCGTCTTGTCGAACCACGGCACGCCGTAGGCCGACACGTACCACCAGCCGTTGATGCCCATCAGCGAGAACGCGAGCATGAAGATCGCCGCACCGGCGAAGAGCACCTGGTTGCGGCGGGAGCCGACGGCCCAGTGCGAGATCGCCATCGCCGCCAGCGCGGCCAGCGCCGCGCCGATGCCGGCGTAGACGCCGAAGTGGTGGGTCCACTTGGTGGGCGTGAAGGTCAGGAAGAACATGGTGCCCACGAACATGAACACCAGGCGCATCGACGGACCGGCCAGGGCTCCCGGCACGGTGCGGTGGCGCAGCAGCGCGGCGACGGTGATGGCCAGCGCCACCATCGCCGCGACCACGGCGAAGCGGCGGGTGAAGGAACCGTCGACCGACTGGAGGATCATCCAGTAGTAGCGGATCGGCTCCTCGTACCACGGCATGGACGGGCCG
This genomic stretch from Corynebacterium hansenii harbors:
- a CDS encoding sugar-binding transcriptional regulator; amino-acid sequence: MGGPVDARDVQALAAVKLYYGEGLTQSNVAKELGVSRPTVSKLLTLGRERGYVTITIHDPREEASEAGGRLREKYGLADVRLAQPARPGSDVLLRELGRIGAELLDELVGDGTMLGVSWGRTMFAVSRQLKRKDVQGVEIIQLKGGMSHSDKSTNDIRTIGGFCTAFGAFARTLPLPVIFDSVETKRIVEQDRHIAHILQLGREVDIAVFTVGDIARDSLALNLGQLSDDERERLIERAVGDVCSRFYRADGGVALPEVDARTVGITLADLRRVPTRVLVAGGSDKAAAIETALRTGMATHVVIDEATAARVLEV
- a CDS encoding M13 family metallopeptidase, yielding MTDENATDATTATTATTTVPSPADDLYRHVNGEWIDSHVIPADRAVDGAFHKLREESEEAVRAIVEDAPADSRIGALYGGFMDEAAIEAAGIDALSPDIAELDVDDRDDLAEALGRLDRLGVTGPAAFWVEKDSTSDEAMLYLIQSGLGLPDEAYYREESHAETLAAYHAHVEAMLQLLEDSTVSAGDFEGFDGLDSFPLHDLPDAARRIVDFETKLAEGHWDVVASRDAVRTYNLTDMTDLPAGFPWARWFAQMGVGAETGGEGAKGVDRIVVMQPSYLEHLAGLWRDADLEDLRLWALWRVLKARAPYLGAAFVEQNFEFHGKTLSGAEELRARWKRGVGLVEGALGQEVGKEYVARHFPPEHKERMLELVDYLIEAYRERITDLPWMTPATRERALEKLGQFKAKIGYPDKWRSYEGLELTGALLDDVRRASAFGHDYEVAKLGKPADRDEWFATPQTVNAFYNPVVNDITFPAAILQPPFFDPDADAAANFGAIGAVIGHEIGHGFDDQGSQYDGHGNLNQWWTDADRAAFEGLTGKLVEQFDGLVPSGLRERGETEVGVNGKFTLGENIGDLGGLGIAVVAYRRWLADQGRETSVEKDPAAYRGLFLSWALVWRTAIRPEMSRQYLAIDPHSPAEFRCNVIAADIDEFHAAFDVRPGDGMWRDPADRVTIW
- a CDS encoding PrsW family intramembrane metalloprotease; amino-acid sequence: MTSPHNSWEGGGSHGSAAPGPYAPAPAAPAPAANRDRGVAWAFLVLVPVIAAGLALNAVTLFVFGRVTPMSLVFGALVSVAAIGLVWWLMSRSILWRPAGGWPLLALAWGALASFVFVIAAGGAMTTISTAIGWEAASMSLAGAWPEEVGKALGVALILLALPRLWHRPWDGLLVGIFVGLGFELIETVQYGAAGALENANSDVGGLLFMWFVRSVAGPGLHAFFSGVAGFGVGLALLHPRLTTPMRVLVGLGGPAAAFVMHFLWNYAWPSGWGAWPFVVMWPLWLAVVVVCWRAAKRMARRSVEDDRMGEAPAS
- a CDS encoding glycoside hydrolase family 25 protein translates to MKLRTVTFPKSRRESRRRPGIRRGRAGALVALAAALPLAFGLASPAPAEAFTANSPTGIDVSKWQRPGGVKLDWKKVAAAGEKFAFIKATDGKDGLSPFFAEDSKAAHEAGLIIGSYHKAHPDRDAIVQADAYAAALKQQPSGARTLPPVLDLELDAGMTPAALEKWASAFLKRVELQTGQTPMIYTYRWFWVSKMADTKGLNGYPLWLAAYQDQPPTDIPGGWDKATFWQRSSTGSIPGIPTPVDLNTYNGSMSQLEGLSRGDAAGKKKDDGKTGAEVAGADRAKAEDDTGVGPDAVSPPSGRAAPGAGSLDTGSAKGDGAKTGDDKTGDATTGDSKKDESGTGATGETGKSGNDGATTGDDATGGTIGGQNGDGTIGGDGTTAPDSPLATSELIDAIIDAIKSGSDGADFSDSIAAVREAAEAAGLDKDQIDTLIAFLEQAINSGNVPEGQLEEIGKTAPPADETGDATTGGTGNKTGDANGDKAGDKAATGGTGKSERGADGGKKSPAKPSDVRLFATYSDVVALLAGASR
- a CDS encoding TIGR00730 family Rossman fold protein yields the protein MSNFDDTGHDGHPPILVAAVVVTDDRGRVLTVRKNGTDRFMLPGGKPEEVAGPDGRGRREAPAETVIREFREELGAELDPGKLADWGVVADAAANEPGHVVVGHHQRYLGPAPEVSPRAEIAEIRWVDPHVPTGRLAPMLANHTLPRLRDDAPARVISAVTVFAGSSTGNDPAWLAAAEELGRALGRERVEMVYGGASIGLMGAAADAVLAEGGQVTGVIPTLLRDREIADRGLTHLETVETMAQRKDRMYALGDAFVALPGGAGTLEEFFEVWTRQHIGIHQQPVALVGPGGFWRPLVSLIESLADGGLIHRKHLDSLIVVEDPADLLPALCSWRAPGTKWA
- a CDS encoding arabinosyltransferase domain-containing protein gives rise to the protein MSAETSEITRAPDPDEPVVTVDRIERPPMDGPKPQKGVRIAAIAAGIIGFLCFVALPFLPVTQTQSSLTWPQNDSLRSVDAPLMAQAPISLSMEVPLSLADELPEGRNLLVGTLPPDSKDPTAEGLQVRRVNGSVDVVVRDRPVLTLDEEQVEANRDRVISIRSNHERTEAFVEGAVNAEGQPLRGIVEEDIRPQTVGIYTSLRADGDAAAAVSAGLNVNMEIDSRYTSKPTIIKYIAMWLGLLMALVSLWTLWRIDKVDGSSPTPWLRKDAWRIRPLDALVGFILIVWHFIGANTSDDGYIFTMARVSDESGYMANYYRWFGVPESPFGAPYYDLLALMVKFSTASVWMRLPALLSAFAIWFVLSRLIIPRLGKDIAGRRVAYWSAAGVLLAFWLPYNNGLRPEPVIALGTLLTWVFIERAILTRRLFPAAIGVVIATLSLSCGPTGLMAVAALLGGLPMLVRIVVERNKALGGGAAAPLMQVMPFLAAGTAILVAVFGDQTLASVKESTRVRSAIGPSMPWYEEPIRYYWMILQSVDGSFTRRFAVVAAMVALAITVAALLRHRTVPGALAGPSMRLVFMFVGTMFFLTFTPTKWTHHFGVYAGIGAALAALAAMAISHWAVGSRRNQVLFAGAAIFMLAFSLMGINGWWYVSAYGVPWFDKTVQLKGIEAGNIVMVIAVLTLAAGAVLHFVQEFRGKDRKPSTMAARLRLGTVAASPFAVVSFLVVIFSVLSLGKGFVSQYPAYSVGLGNLRALTGQTCNLAEDVLMETDPNKGFLKPVGGVSLGDSLDPEGKARGFDPNGLPAEMTADAVWVNDGQSNTDRSENPDSNWISGGEGASTEGGFQAEAGVNQSRVTLPFDLDPKRVPVLGSYSEEVQIPGSLETSWYELPERSESHPLLVVSAAGRIFHHDINGVKQKGQKLVAQYGRWDGQNWVTLHEAEPLDIGPSPTWRNLRFPTADIPEDATAVRLVVSDENLAKDEWVAVTPPRLAELTPMPQVIDKSVPTIPDWAVAFQFPCQRPFDHFAGVAENPKYRITPDRDLKVSSTDTWQSLSAGGVLGMSDAVNESVSVPAYQKDDWNRDWGIVEALQSRANPDGVRAVPAVIDHREVTRSGLWSPGPMIAEED